The following coding sequences are from one Rattus rattus isolate New Zealand chromosome 11, Rrattus_CSIRO_v1, whole genome shotgun sequence window:
- the Odaph gene encoding odontogenesis associated phosphoprotein has translation MAPGFHFSWLLVSWLVVTTAKGQDVMTPPGGSQNNVNPTDCQIITLTPPPTTRNQLTRAQPVTRTPTFYFPPRRPGFYPRFPNIPFFPPNNRRFQLWPVYPPRGRLIPWRFFLGRRQLQSSSSEESLET, from the exons ATGGCTCCTGGTTTCCACTTCTCCTGGTTACTGGTTAGCTGGCTGGTGGTAACTACGGCGAAAG GACAAGATGTAATGACCCCTCCTGGTGGCTCACAGAATAACGTGAACCCTACGGACTGCCAGATCATcaccctcacccctcctcccaccaCGAGGAATCAGCTAACAAGGGCCCAGCCTGTCACAAGGACACCCACGTTTTATTTTCCACCAAGGAGGCCCGGCTTCTACCCCAGGTTCCCTAACatacctttcttccctccaaacaaCCGTCGCTTCCAGCTCTGGCCTGTCTACCCACCACGAGGTAGACTGATTCCTTGGAGATTCTTCCTTGGAAGAAGGCAGCTCCAAAGCAGCTCATCTGAGGAGAGCCTGGAGACATGA